A part of Thiomicrorhabdus sediminis genomic DNA contains:
- a CDS encoding 3-deoxy-7-phosphoheptulonate synthase: MTQYLTDDTRIKNQAEVRSPLELHEQYPLSEAAAQTVYDTRQQIHNILAGRDDRLLVVIGPCSIHDPQAAREYAERLKTQIEAHKEDLLIVMRVYFEKPRTTVGWKGLINDPDLNESFQINKGLGLARSLLQDVNEMGVPAATEFLDLISPQYIADLISWGAIGARTTESQGHRELASGLSCPVGFKNGTDGGFKIAVDAIRAANKPHIFMSLSKAGHSAIFETSGNEDCHVILRGGNDGPNYEPQFVAEAVKQLQLADVQDKLMIDCSHANSSKKHKNQIIVAQSIADQLAAGSEFIMGAMVESHLVEGRQDVEPGKQLCYGQSITDACIDWTDSLDVLESLAAGVRKRREKNQHKQKEA, from the coding sequence ATGACGCAGTATCTAACAGACGATACCAGAATTAAAAACCAAGCTGAAGTTCGTTCCCCATTGGAACTTCACGAGCAGTATCCACTTAGCGAAGCGGCTGCTCAAACGGTTTATGATACGCGTCAGCAAATTCATAATATCCTTGCTGGACGTGATGACCGTCTGCTCGTAGTAATAGGACCATGCTCGATTCACGACCCGCAAGCGGCGCGTGAATATGCTGAGCGTTTAAAAACACAAATCGAAGCACACAAAGAAGACCTATTGATTGTGATGCGCGTGTATTTTGAAAAACCGCGCACTACAGTTGGCTGGAAAGGATTAATTAACGATCCGGATCTAAATGAGTCATTCCAGATCAATAAAGGTTTGGGCTTGGCGCGCAGCCTTCTGCAAGATGTCAATGAGATGGGCGTACCTGCTGCCACCGAGTTCTTGGATTTGATTTCTCCACAGTACATTGCTGATTTGATTTCATGGGGAGCGATAGGTGCTCGCACCACTGAAAGCCAGGGACACCGTGAACTGGCTTCCGGCCTATCCTGTCCGGTTGGTTTCAAAAACGGAACCGACGGCGGTTTCAAGATTGCGGTTGATGCGATTCGCGCCGCCAATAAGCCACACATTTTCATGTCGTTGAGCAAAGCTGGTCATTCCGCTATTTTTGAAACTTCCGGTAATGAAGATTGTCACGTTATTTTACGTGGCGGTAACGATGGCCCGAACTATGAGCCGCAATTTGTTGCCGAAGCGGTTAAACAGCTACAGCTAGCAGACGTGCAAGACAAGTTAATGATCGACTGCAGCCATGCCAACAGCAGTAAAAAACATAAAAACCAGATTATTGTTGCCCAATCCATTGCCGATCAGTTAGCGGCCGGTAGTGAATTCATTATGGGTGCTATGGTGGAAAGTCACCTGGTTGAAGGTCGACAAGATGTTGAACCAGGTAAGCAGCTTTGCTATGGTCAGAGTATTACCGACGCTTGTATCGACTGGACCGACAGTCTGGATGTATTGGAATCACTGGCCGCAGGTGTACGTAAACGCCGCGAAAAAAACCAGCATAAGCAAAAAGAAGCTTAA
- the glyA gene encoding serine hydroxymethyltransferase, protein MFTKDMTIAGYDDLIADAIKNEENRQESHIELIASENYTSPRVMEAQGSYFTNKYAEGYPGKRYYGGCEFADIVEQAAIDRAKELFGADYANVQPHSGSQANAAVYMALCEPGDTVLGMSLAHGGHLTHGSHVSFSGKIYNAVQYGIDPVTGQIDYDEVQKLADEHKPKMIIAGFSAYSQVIDWSKFRAIADSVGAYLFVDMAHVAGLVAGGLYPNPVPFADVVTTTTHKTLRGPRGGLIICKANAEIEKKLNSAIFPGGQGGPLVHVMAAKAVAFKECLEPSWKTYAENVVKNAQAMAKVFMSRGCDVVSGGTENHLFLVSLIEKGLTGKLVDAALDAAHITVNKNSVPNDPMSPFVTSGIRVGTPAATSRGFDETDCTNLATWMCDVIDACDQSSESWDEAVIADVREKVSALCAAKPVYK, encoded by the coding sequence ATGTTCACTAAAGATATGACTATTGCTGGCTATGACGATTTGATCGCGGATGCGATTAAAAATGAAGAAAATCGTCAAGAGTCTCATATTGAATTGATTGCTTCTGAAAACTATACCAGCCCACGTGTTATGGAAGCACAAGGGTCATACTTCACCAATAAGTATGCGGAAGGTTACCCAGGTAAACGTTATTACGGTGGTTGTGAGTTCGCGGATATCGTCGAGCAAGCGGCAATCGATCGTGCTAAAGAGTTGTTCGGCGCGGATTACGCTAACGTTCAGCCACACTCTGGTTCTCAGGCAAACGCAGCAGTTTATATGGCATTGTGCGAGCCGGGCGATACGGTTCTAGGTATGAGCTTGGCGCACGGTGGTCACTTGACTCACGGTTCTCACGTTAGCTTCTCAGGTAAAATCTACAATGCGGTTCAGTACGGTATCGACCCAGTTACCGGTCAAATCGATTATGACGAAGTTCAAAAGCTAGCGGATGAGCATAAGCCGAAAATGATTATTGCCGGTTTCTCGGCCTACTCGCAGGTGATCGATTGGTCAAAATTCCGCGCTATTGCGGATTCTGTAGGCGCTTACCTATTTGTGGATATGGCTCACGTTGCCGGTCTTGTAGCAGGTGGTCTTTATCCTAACCCTGTACCATTTGCGGATGTGGTGACAACCACCACTCACAAAACGCTACGTGGTCCTCGTGGCGGTTTGATTATCTGTAAAGCAAATGCTGAAATCGAAAAGAAATTGAACTCGGCGATTTTCCCTGGTGGTCAGGGTGGTCCTTTGGTTCACGTGATGGCGGCAAAAGCGGTTGCGTTCAAAGAGTGTCTAGAACCTTCATGGAAAACTTACGCGGAAAACGTAGTGAAAAACGCTCAAGCGATGGCTAAGGTGTTTATGTCACGCGGCTGTGATGTGGTTTCTGGCGGCACAGAAAACCACCTGTTCCTAGTGAGCCTGATTGAAAAAGGCCTAACCGGTAAGTTGGTTGATGCCGCTTTAGATGCAGCGCATATCACTGTTAACAAAAACTCGGTACCGAATGATCCAATGTCTCCATTTGTGACTTCAGGTATTCGTGTTGGAACTCCGGCTGCAACAAGCCGCGGTTTTGATGAAACCGATTGTACAAACTTGGCGACTTGGATGTGTGATGTCATCGATGCTTGTGACCAGTCCAGCGAGTCTTGGGATGAAGCGGTGATTGCCGATGTGCGCGAAAAAGTATCTGCTTTGTGTGCCGCTAAGCCGGTATATAAATAA
- the ribBA gene encoding bifunctional 3,4-dihydroxy-2-butanone-4-phosphate synthase/GTP cyclohydrolase II has protein sequence MPLNTIEELIEDYKQGKMVILMDDEDRENEGDLLVPASTCTAADINFMAKYGRGLICLTLTKERCNQLHLPLMVKDNTDMHSTNFTVSIEAAEGVTTGISAADRAVTVQTAVRSDAGPADIVTPGHIFPLMAQPGGVLTRAGHTEAGCDLARLAGHEPASVIVEIMNEDGSMARREDLESYAAEHDIKIGTIADLIEYRLQNEKTIERVSECKLPTEYGDFKLIGYQDVVEHKAHFALVYGKLDASQPTAVRVHMLDTLCDAFGSKRQECGWNIHKAMQQIVEQGSGVIVVLRKHEEATDLLDKVQQYQMKDMGVKSPERIVEDDAKTYGLGAQIIADLGLSKLKIIGSAMPMKALSGFGLEICEIIAKKDC, from the coding sequence ATGCCATTAAATACTATTGAAGAGCTGATTGAAGATTATAAGCAGGGCAAAATGGTCATCCTGATGGATGACGAAGATCGTGAAAACGAAGGTGACCTGTTGGTGCCAGCCAGCACATGTACAGCTGCCGATATTAACTTTATGGCGAAATACGGCCGTGGTCTGATCTGTTTAACCCTGACCAAAGAGCGTTGTAATCAACTGCACCTGCCTTTGATGGTAAAAGACAATACCGATATGCACAGTACCAACTTTACCGTCTCTATTGAGGCGGCAGAAGGAGTGACTACCGGGATTTCGGCGGCAGATCGTGCCGTTACAGTACAGACTGCGGTGCGCAGCGACGCCGGTCCTGCCGATATTGTTACTCCGGGGCATATCTTTCCGTTAATGGCGCAGCCCGGTGGCGTCCTGACACGTGCCGGTCATACCGAGGCAGGCTGTGATCTCGCTCGTTTGGCAGGCCATGAACCGGCTTCGGTGATTGTCGAGATTATGAATGAAGACGGCTCTATGGCGCGCCGTGAAGATTTGGAATCCTATGCCGCCGAACATGATATTAAAATCGGTACCATTGCCGATTTGATCGAATACCGTCTGCAAAACGAAAAGACCATCGAGCGAGTTTCGGAATGCAAATTGCCGACCGAGTATGGTGATTTCAAATTAATCGGTTATCAGGATGTGGTCGAGCACAAGGCGCACTTTGCGTTGGTTTACGGCAAGTTGGATGCCTCGCAACCGACCGCGGTGCGCGTGCATATGCTGGATACGCTTTGTGATGCGTTCGGCTCCAAACGTCAGGAGTGCGGCTGGAATATTCATAAGGCGATGCAGCAGATTGTCGAGCAGGGCAGTGGCGTGATTGTGGTGTTGCGTAAACACGAAGAAGCGACCGATCTGTTGGATAAGGTTCAGCAATATCAGATGAAAGACATGGGGGTCAAGTCTCCCGAACGTATTGTTGAAGACGATGCCAAAACCTATGGTTTGGGTGCGCAAATTATTGCCGATTTAGGTTTGTCGAAATTGAAGATTATCGGCTCGGCCATGCCGATGAAAGCGCTCAGTGGTTTTGGTCTGGAAATTTGCGAAATTATCGCTAAGAAAGACTGTTAA
- the ribD gene encoding bifunctional diaminohydroxyphosphoribosylaminopyrimidine deaminase/5-amino-6-(5-phosphoribosylamino)uracil reductase RibD, giving the protein MVSQKPNKPSSQIEKDVYYMQLAIELAEQGRYSTKPNPAVGCVLVKDGRIIGQGWHKKAGQPHAERMALADAKQLGNDAKIAGCTAYVTLEPCSHYGRTPPCADGLVEAQVARVVVAMQDPNPLVAGDGMQKLLKAGIEVEVGVLQQQAEQLNLGFAKRMSCKRPYVRLKTASSLDGRTALNNGQSKWITGALSRQQVHRLRAQSGALITGINTVLADDPSLTVRLEAKWLAEHHLDEILAQPLRVVLDSRLQIPADAKLLTEPGETLIFCTQTAFQDNAEKAAQLTAAGISVIALAATNAKQIDLAGVLDYLGQEKQINDVMVEAGATLAGKFIEQNLVDELHSFIAPCLLGNQAKALFNLPEMHRMDEKIEFTMLSCQNLENDLYCIFQPKPLAKLDK; this is encoded by the coding sequence ATGGTTAGCCAAAAGCCAAATAAGCCTTCCTCCCAGATTGAGAAAGATGTCTACTATATGCAATTGGCCATTGAGCTGGCCGAGCAGGGACGCTATTCAACCAAGCCTAACCCGGCGGTCGGGTGTGTGTTGGTCAAAGATGGACGCATTATCGGTCAAGGGTGGCATAAGAAGGCCGGCCAACCTCATGCCGAGCGCATGGCCTTGGCAGATGCCAAGCAGCTTGGTAACGACGCTAAGATTGCCGGTTGCACCGCTTATGTGACCTTGGAGCCTTGCAGTCATTACGGGCGCACGCCGCCTTGTGCCGATGGTTTGGTGGAAGCACAGGTCGCGCGAGTTGTGGTTGCAATGCAGGATCCTAATCCTCTGGTTGCCGGTGATGGCATGCAAAAGCTCCTCAAAGCGGGGATTGAGGTGGAAGTCGGTGTTTTGCAACAACAAGCCGAACAATTGAATTTAGGTTTCGCAAAACGTATGTCATGCAAGCGTCCTTATGTGCGTTTGAAAACGGCAAGCAGTCTGGATGGTCGTACGGCGTTAAATAACGGGCAAAGTAAATGGATCACGGGGGCTTTATCACGCCAGCAGGTGCATCGATTACGTGCTCAAAGTGGCGCTTTGATTACCGGGATTAATACTGTACTTGCCGATGATCCGAGTCTTACGGTGCGTTTGGAGGCAAAATGGCTGGCCGAACATCATCTCGATGAGATTTTGGCACAACCATTAAGAGTCGTGTTGGATAGTCGGTTGCAGATACCAGCTGATGCAAAGTTGCTGACGGAGCCGGGGGAGACACTGATTTTTTGCACTCAGACGGCTTTTCAGGATAATGCGGAAAAGGCCGCGCAGTTAACGGCTGCCGGAATTTCAGTTATCGCTTTAGCTGCAACCAATGCAAAACAGATTGATTTAGCTGGGGTACTTGATTACCTTGGTCAAGAAAAACAGATTAATGATGTAATGGTTGAGGCCGGTGCGACGCTGGCCGGAAAATTTATTGAGCAAAATCTGGTCGATGAGTTACACAGCTTTATCGCTCCTTGTCTGTTAGGTAATCAGGCAAAAGCCCTGTTTAACTTGCCTGAAATGCATCGCATGGACGAGAAAATTGAATTTACCATGCTTAGTTGCCAAAATCTGGAAAATGATTTGTATTGTATTTTTCAGCCAAAGCCGCTGGCAAAACTTGATAAATAG
- the ribE gene encoding 6,7-dimethyl-8-ribityllumazine synthase — protein METIVGNLTAEGMKIGLVVGRFNSFVVDHLVEGAVDTIVRHGGDEANITKVMVPGAFEIPVAVQKMAQSGNYDAIVAVGAVIRGGTPHFDYVAGECVKGIGQVQLQTGVPVSFGVLTVDSIEQAIERAGTKAGNKGEECTLAAIEMVNVLKQL, from the coding sequence ATGGAAACCATTGTAGGAAACCTAACCGCTGAAGGTATGAAAATCGGCTTGGTTGTCGGTCGTTTTAACAGTTTCGTTGTAGATCACCTGGTTGAAGGTGCGGTAGACACGATTGTACGCCACGGTGGTGATGAAGCGAATATCACTAAAGTAATGGTTCCGGGTGCTTTCGAAATTCCGGTAGCGGTTCAGAAGATGGCTCAATCTGGTAACTATGATGCGATTGTTGCGGTTGGTGCGGTGATTCGTGGCGGTACGCCTCATTTTGATTATGTGGCCGGTGAATGCGTTAAAGGTATTGGTCAGGTCCAGTTGCAAACAGGTGTGCCGGTTTCTTTCGGTGTATTGACGGTGGACAGTATTGAGCAAGCGATCGAGCGTGCCGGTACTAAAGCGGGTAACAAGGGTGAAGAATGTACTCTTGCAGCAATTGAAATGGTTAATGTGTTGAAGCAGCTTTAA
- the nusB gene encoding transcription antitermination factor NusB gives MKTINDIQPGQGEEVIEPEKKVSARSQSRRVALQGLYQWQMTNEEIPQIIKQFNEDGLLEGLEFDWFKELISEVSANAEQLDTLYADYLDRAVTRIDPVERAILRIGSYELQTKIEIPYRVVINESVELAKRFGAEESHKYINGVLDKVAKQLRKLEMGL, from the coding sequence ATGAAAACGATCAATGATATTCAGCCGGGTCAAGGCGAAGAAGTAATTGAACCTGAAAAGAAGGTTTCTGCACGTAGTCAGTCGCGTCGTGTGGCGCTGCAAGGCTTGTATCAATGGCAGATGACCAATGAAGAGATCCCGCAAATCATCAAACAGTTTAATGAAGACGGTTTATTGGAAGGTCTTGAATTTGACTGGTTTAAAGAGCTGATTAGTGAAGTCTCTGCCAATGCCGAACAGTTGGATACATTGTATGCCGACTACTTGGATCGTGCCGTCACTCGTATTGATCCGGTCGAGCGTGCCATTTTGCGAATTGGTTCTTATGAGTTGCAGACCAAGATTGAAATTCCATACCGTGTGGTGATCAATGAAAGTGTCGAGTTGGCCAAGCGTTTTGGTGCGGAAGAGTCGCACAAATATATAAACGGTGTTTTGGATAAGGTCGCCAAACAGTTGAGAAAGCTGGAAATGGGGCTTTAA
- a CDS encoding prepilin peptidase: MDAISSLPLGGQLLLSGIIALVVGSFISMLSYRLPKHLLENSDEPVLKTISVGGSKCPKCGSNLPWYRLIPVFSWLASKGRCHHCGNPISARYPLIELSTLLLTLACVWQFGLGLQGIAAIAFSWILLTISVIDIEHQLILDNLSLPLMWLGLLLSTQGTFTDTNSAIWGAATGYLLLWLVFHSFKLLTGKEGMGYGDFKLLAALGAWFGIAALAQIILIAAISSIVITVTAILAKGRDKSQPMAFGPFLAIAGWVSLFFGSELFG, translated from the coding sequence ATGGATGCGATCAGTTCTCTGCCTCTTGGTGGCCAACTCTTATTAAGCGGCATTATCGCCCTGGTGGTAGGTAGTTTTATCTCCATGCTCAGCTATCGTTTACCCAAACACCTGTTGGAAAACTCTGACGAACCCGTTCTAAAAACCATCAGTGTCGGCGGATCCAAATGCCCTAAATGCGGTAGCAACCTACCGTGGTACAGGTTGATTCCGGTTTTCAGCTGGCTTGCCAGCAAAGGCCGTTGCCATCATTGCGGCAACCCGATTTCCGCTCGCTATCCACTGATTGAACTGAGCACCCTACTGTTAACGCTTGCTTGTGTCTGGCAATTCGGTTTGGGGCTGCAAGGCATTGCCGCTATTGCATTTAGCTGGATTCTATTGACCATCAGCGTTATCGATATTGAACACCAGTTGATTCTAGACAACCTGAGCCTGCCGCTAATGTGGCTAGGTTTGCTGTTAAGTACTCAAGGCACTTTTACCGACACCAACAGCGCCATTTGGGGAGCCGCTACCGGTTATCTTTTATTGTGGCTGGTTTTCCACAGCTTCAAACTGCTGACAGGTAAAGAAGGCATGGGGTATGGCGACTTTAAACTGCTGGCCGCGCTTGGCGCCTGGTTTGGTATAGCCGCTTTGGCACAAATCATCTTAATTGCGGCCATTTCCAGCATTGTCATTACCGTTACTGCCATCCTTGCCAAAGGTAGAGACAAATCCCAGCCAATGGCTTTCGGCCCGTTCTTAGCCATTGCCGGTTGGGTCAGCCTGTTTTTCGGCAGCGAGCTCTTTGGCTAA
- a CDS encoding DUF3579 domain-containing protein, translating to MHCKYVIQGVTEDGRKFRPSDWIDRVSSMGATYDKQRLVYSDLLHPELFEGQKCLVIDTNLADENPVMFDYVMNFVKTNGLKMVEVCDMVESKLGS from the coding sequence GTGCATTGTAAGTATGTTATTCAAGGCGTCACAGAAGATGGACGCAAATTTAGACCGAGTGATTGGATTGACCGTGTTTCATCAATGGGTGCAACCTATGATAAACAGCGTCTGGTATATTCTGATCTATTGCACCCAGAGTTGTTTGAAGGTCAGAAATGTTTAGTGATTGATACAAATTTGGCGGATGAGAATCCGGTAATGTTTGATTATGTCATGAATTTTGTCAAAACCAACGGTCTGAAGATGGTCGAGGTTTGTGATATGGTCGAATCGAAATTAGGCAGTTAA
- a CDS encoding DUF502 domain-containing protein — MAFLKRYLIAGLLVWLPLGVTFAVIKFLVDLFDQTLLLIPEHYRPEYYLGVDIPGFGLLLSVLLVLVTGVIVANFLGTRLVAMWESLLSRIPLVRSIYNAVKQIAEAVFGSGDQTFEKVYLIEYPRKDLWTLAFQTSTSRGEAQTKTGLEDVVNLFVPTTPNPTSGFFIMASRNEIIELNLSVDAALKMLISGGVVVPDAPKKNITKVQAIDIDIEAGPSQPITPARKTLNNDGA; from the coding sequence GTGGCTTTTTTAAAGCGTTATCTTATTGCCGGTTTGCTTGTCTGGTTACCTCTTGGGGTGACTTTTGCAGTCATTAAGTTTTTAGTAGATCTGTTTGATCAGACGTTGTTGCTTATACCTGAGCACTATCGACCTGAATATTATCTTGGCGTGGATATTCCCGGTTTCGGTCTGTTGCTGTCGGTGTTGCTGGTGTTGGTGACCGGTGTGATCGTCGCTAACTTTTTAGGCACGCGCTTGGTTGCGATGTGGGAATCCTTGTTATCAAGAATTCCATTGGTGCGTTCAATCTACAATGCGGTAAAACAGATTGCCGAGGCGGTGTTCGGCTCTGGCGATCAGACATTCGAAAAAGTCTACTTGATTGAGTATCCACGCAAGGATCTGTGGACACTGGCGTTTCAAACCAGTACCAGTCGTGGTGAAGCGCAGACGAAAACCGGTTTGGAAGATGTGGTTAACCTGTTTGTGCCGACCACGCCGAACCCGACATCGGGCTTTTTTATTATGGCCTCACGTAATGAGATTATCGAACTTAACCTCAGTGTCGATGCCGCTTTGAAAATGCTGATATCCGGTGGTGTGGTTGTGCCGGATGCACCGAAAAAGAATATTACCAAGGTTCAGGCTATAGATATTGATATCGAAGCGGGGCCAAGCCAGCCCATAACGCCGGCTAGAAAAACACTGAATAATGACGGTGCCTAA
- the thiL gene encoding thiamine-phosphate kinase, whose protein sequence is MANEFQLIDDCFKPLSAGLSQDEIGIGDDGAVLDVPVGKQLVVVTDTLVKGVHFPGDAKAYDIAWKAVAVNLSDLAAMGAIPAFFSLALTLPDNDSDWLKEFSAGLKAIAEQYDIKLIGGDTTKGPLTITVTAQGWVDKQQAVLRSTAQPGDLVCVSNTIGDAAVGLKIALNTMSAEVLQALSAEQQSLLLKALHCPQPQVFIADLIKDYASSAIDISDGLLADLNHIIEQSSVKSAMPLQAVIEVADIPLSDALKNYVKASDDWSPVLYGGDDYQLCFTAQKDDFAEMDSVAELLGVKLTVIGEVGLAAESQQSKIQLKLNAKPFQVDKVGGYLHFS, encoded by the coding sequence TTGGCAAACGAGTTCCAATTAATTGATGACTGTTTCAAGCCTTTAAGTGCGGGGCTTTCGCAAGACGAAATTGGCATTGGTGACGATGGTGCCGTGCTTGATGTTCCTGTGGGTAAGCAGTTGGTGGTGGTCACCGATACCTTGGTAAAAGGGGTGCACTTTCCGGGTGATGCCAAAGCTTACGATATCGCTTGGAAAGCGGTCGCGGTCAATCTCAGCGATTTGGCGGCGATGGGGGCGATTCCGGCGTTTTTTTCGTTGGCCTTGACCTTGCCTGATAATGATAGTGATTGGTTAAAAGAATTTAGTGCCGGTTTAAAAGCGATTGCCGAACAGTATGATATTAAGTTGATTGGCGGGGATACCACCAAAGGGCCTTTGACGATTACGGTAACGGCACAAGGTTGGGTTGATAAACAGCAGGCGGTATTGCGCTCAACGGCGCAACCGGGTGATTTGGTTTGTGTAAGTAATACTATTGGCGATGCCGCGGTCGGTTTAAAGATTGCGTTAAACACTATGTCTGCTGAGGTCTTGCAGGCCTTAAGTGCAGAGCAGCAAAGTCTGTTATTGAAAGCGTTGCATTGCCCGCAGCCGCAGGTGTTTATTGCCGATTTGATTAAGGATTACGCTTCCAGTGCCATCGATATTTCCGACGGTTTATTGGCTGATTTGAACCATATTATTGAACAGTCTTCAGTAAAATCCGCAATGCCTTTGCAAGCAGTGATTGAGGTTGCTGATATTCCGTTATCCGATGCGCTGAAAAACTATGTTAAAGCAAGCGATGATTGGTCGCCGGTATTGTATGGTGGCGATGATTATCAGCTCTGTTTTACCGCACAAAAAGACGATTTCGCCGAAATGGATTCGGTAGCGGAATTGCTGGGGGTGAAATTAACAGTCATTGGTGAAGTTGGTTTAGCGGCGGAAAGTCAGCAATCCAAGATTCAATTGAAGTTAAATGCGAAACCTTTTCAAGTCGACAAGGTCGGCGGTTATTTGCATTTTAGTTAA
- a CDS encoding riboflavin synthase: MFTGIIQAEGRIAKVEPTGGDFKMTIEVGKLDMSDVQIGDSIAANGVCLTVIEFGASFYIADVSVETIQVTNADNWEVGAAVNLEKALRLQDRLGGHLVSGHVDGIGKVVEIKQDARSWRYQLEAPIELCKYIAAKGSICINGISLTVNQVEKCRFDVNIVPHTRQETTMKYLAVGSQVNLEVDLLARYLERMLSAPQAQQASKITPEFLAEHGFS; this comes from the coding sequence ATGTTCACAGGAATTATTCAGGCAGAAGGCCGAATTGCTAAAGTCGAGCCAACCGGTGGTGATTTTAAAATGACCATTGAGGTCGGCAAGCTTGATATGAGCGATGTACAGATTGGTGATAGTATCGCTGCCAATGGCGTCTGTTTGACGGTCATTGAGTTTGGCGCTAGCTTTTATATTGCCGACGTTTCCGTTGAGACAATCCAAGTCACCAACGCGGATAACTGGGAAGTCGGTGCCGCGGTCAATCTGGAAAAAGCTTTGCGTTTACAGGACAGATTAGGTGGTCATCTGGTCAGTGGTCATGTCGATGGAATCGGTAAAGTGGTCGAGATTAAACAGGATGCACGTTCTTGGCGTTATCAGTTAGAGGCCCCGATTGAGCTGTGCAAATACATTGCCGCTAAGGGATCGATCTGTATCAATGGCATTAGCTTGACGGTGAATCAGGTGGAAAAGTGCCGGTTCGATGTCAATATAGTGCCGCACACCCGTCAGGAAACCACCATGAAATATTTAGCGGTCGGTTCTCAAGTGAACTTGGAAGTGGATTTGCTTGCACGTTACCTAGAACGCATGTTGAGCGCGCCGCAAGCTCAGCAAGCGAGCAAAATTACGCCGGAATTTCTTGCCGAACATGGCTTTAGCTAA
- the nrdR gene encoding transcriptional regulator NrdR — MHCPFCNAADTKVIDSRLATEGVQVRRRRECISCGERFTTYESAELSLPRVVKSDGNRERFDEEKIRSGLIKALEKRPVSSDAIDHIASQITKRLMSEGVREIPSSQLGEWVMDALRELDQVAYVRFASVYRSFQDVNAFREEIERLVQVTTAAK, encoded by the coding sequence ATGCATTGTCCATTTTGTAATGCTGCAGATACCAAAGTCATCGATTCACGTTTAGCTACCGAAGGTGTTCAAGTCCGTCGTCGCCGTGAATGTATCTCTTGCGGTGAGCGTTTTACGACTTATGAATCGGCAGAGCTATCTCTTCCTCGCGTGGTTAAAAGCGACGGTAATCGTGAGCGCTTTGATGAAGAAAAGATACGCAGCGGTCTAATCAAGGCCTTGGAAAAACGTCCGGTATCAAGTGATGCCATTGATCATATCGCCAGTCAGATTACCAAGCGTTTGATGTCTGAAGGTGTGCGTGAAATCCCTTCTTCACAACTGGGTGAATGGGTGATGGATGCGTTGCGTGAACTGGATCAGGTCGCCTATGTACGTTTTGCTTCGGTATATCGTTCGTTCCAGGATGTGAATGCCTTTAGAGAAGAGATTGAACGTTTGGTTCAAGTTACCACCGCAGCGAAATAA